Proteins encoded within one genomic window of Acidithiobacillus sp. AMEEHan:
- the nudB gene encoding dihydroneopterin triphosphate diphosphatase, with protein MGYKIPKSVLILVHTTAQVLLLERVRPQGFWQSVTGSLEPGEDWRQAAERELGEETGFAATGLIDTGVRNRFPIVPPWSERYAPGVKENEERIFTLCLARTAPPRLRPEEHCAFAWLSPAEAAERCGSWTNRNAIIRLFGNLDAGRAAS; from the coding sequence ATGGGCTACAAAATCCCTAAGTCGGTACTCATACTCGTTCATACCACGGCACAGGTGTTGCTGCTGGAACGGGTGCGGCCTCAAGGTTTTTGGCAGTCGGTCACCGGCAGCCTGGAGCCGGGAGAGGACTGGCGCCAGGCGGCGGAGCGGGAGCTTGGGGAAGAGACCGGCTTTGCTGCCACTGGCCTGATCGACACCGGCGTGCGTAACCGTTTTCCCATCGTTCCGCCCTGGTCGGAGCGCTACGCGCCCGGGGTGAAAGAGAACGAAGAGCGAATCTTCACCCTCTGCCTGGCAAGGACGGCACCGCCACGCCTGCGTCCAGAGGAGCATTGCGCCTTTGCCTGGTTGTCGCCCGCCGAAGCGGCGGAACGCTGCGGCTCGTGGACCAACCGCAACGCCATCATTCGCCTCTTCGGCAACCTTGACGCCGGGCGTGCGGCCTCTTAG
- the nadA gene encoding quinolinate synthase NadA has product MTVDTVQFRGRNEAAELDTRIRVAKAALGSRAVILGHHYQREEVYRHADFHGDSLQLSRAAAELDAEHIVFCGVHFMAEVADILSRPEQKSILPDLQAGCAMADMANIEQVERAWEELRTVLDPEVEITPVTYVNSSAEIKAFCGRHGGTVCTSSNARKILDWGFHQRPKAFFFPDQHLGRWTGHQLGIPLREMPVWDPELPLGGLAAEEIRQAKILLWKGHCSVHQMFQPIHIERWRAAHPHGKVIAHPEAAFEVCSMADAVGSTDFILKTVKAAEPGSEWLVGTEINLVTRLAEEVRPEGKTVEFMSPMVCMCSTMFRIDPEQLALTLEELVAGRERNVIRVPEQTAAEARIALQRMLEQS; this is encoded by the coding sequence GTGACAGTCGACACGGTGCAATTTCGCGGACGCAACGAGGCGGCGGAACTCGATACCCGGATTCGCGTCGCCAAGGCGGCGCTGGGCTCGCGTGCCGTCATTCTCGGACACCACTACCAGCGCGAGGAAGTGTATCGCCACGCAGATTTTCACGGCGATTCGCTGCAACTGTCGCGGGCAGCCGCCGAGCTGGACGCCGAACATATCGTATTTTGCGGGGTCCACTTCATGGCCGAGGTAGCCGATATCCTCAGCCGCCCCGAGCAGAAAAGCATCCTGCCCGACCTACAGGCAGGCTGCGCAATGGCCGACATGGCAAATATCGAGCAGGTAGAGCGCGCCTGGGAGGAGCTGCGCACTGTCCTGGATCCCGAGGTGGAAATCACGCCCGTCACCTATGTCAACTCGAGCGCCGAAATCAAGGCCTTCTGTGGGCGGCATGGTGGCACGGTCTGTACCTCCTCCAATGCGCGCAAAATTCTCGACTGGGGCTTCCACCAGCGTCCCAAAGCCTTCTTTTTCCCCGATCAGCATCTGGGGCGCTGGACTGGGCATCAATTGGGCATTCCCCTGCGCGAGATGCCGGTCTGGGATCCCGAACTCCCTCTGGGTGGCCTTGCAGCGGAAGAGATTCGTCAAGCAAAGATCCTGCTCTGGAAAGGGCACTGCTCGGTACATCAGATGTTCCAGCCCATTCATATCGAACGCTGGCGCGCCGCGCATCCCCACGGCAAGGTCATTGCTCACCCCGAGGCTGCCTTTGAGGTCTGCTCTATGGCCGATGCTGTCGGTTCCACGGATTTCATCCTGAAAACCGTGAAGGCCGCGGAACCCGGCAGCGAGTGGCTGGTGGGCACGGAGATCAATCTGGTCACCCGCCTGGCGGAGGAGGTACGTCCCGAGGGGAAGACCGTGGAGTTCATGTCTCCCATGGTCTGCATGTGCTCAACCATGTTTCGCATCGACCCCGAGCAGTTGGCGCTGACGTTGGAGGAATTGGTCGCCGGTCGCGAGCGCAATGTCATTCGCGTGCCCGAGCAGACCGCCGCAGAGGCACGGATCGCCCTGCAACGCATGCTGGAGCAGTCCTGA
- a CDS encoding lysophospholipid acyltransferase family protein, with amino-acid sequence MVLAAAADQIGNWTVLQRALHRGIVCYARRYQGSHWDASTVPASGAAIIACNHLSVLDPLLLIASNQRLISFLVAQEYYDLRWLRPWLDLSACIPVRRDGRDLRALLQARRLLQNGRVLGIFPEGGIARGGMEKGLAWLVRESAAPVVPARILGVRQYSSDWQTWLRRQHPVLRYGVPLHFHPDADAGEILGATRSAITTLA; translated from the coding sequence ATGGTGCTGGCGGCTGCCGCCGACCAGATCGGTAACTGGACGGTTTTGCAACGTGCCCTACATCGTGGCATCGTCTGTTATGCGCGGAGGTACCAAGGCAGCCATTGGGACGCCAGCACGGTTCCCGCGTCCGGCGCCGCCATCATCGCCTGCAATCATCTCTCGGTACTTGACCCCCTGCTGCTCATTGCCAGCAATCAGCGCTTGATTTCCTTTCTGGTGGCACAGGAATACTACGATCTGCGCTGGCTGCGCCCTTGGCTGGACCTCAGCGCGTGTATCCCGGTGCGCCGCGACGGCCGCGACCTACGCGCGCTGTTGCAGGCGCGTCGGCTACTGCAGAACGGGCGGGTTCTCGGTATCTTTCCCGAAGGCGGCATCGCCCGCGGCGGGATGGAAAAGGGCTTGGCCTGGCTGGTACGCGAGAGCGCCGCACCCGTGGTCCCCGCCCGCATCCTGGGCGTGCGCCAGTACTCCTCTGACTGGCAGACCTGGCTGCGGCGTCAGCATCCCGTACTGCGCTACGGAGTTCCCCTGCATTTTCATCCGGATGCCGATGCCGGCGAGATCCTCGGCGCGACCCGCAGCGCCATCACCACCCTGGCATGA
- a CDS encoding YebC/PmpR family DNA-binding transcriptional regulator, giving the protein MSGHSKWSTIKFKKALKDAKRGKIFTRLIREITVAARAGGGDPGSNSRLRLALDKAYAANMAKDTVERAVKRGTGELEGVDYEEVTYEGYGPGGVAILVETMTDNKVRTVAEIRHIFSKRGGNMGTAGSVAYQFKKRVLLTFPADADEDRILEAALEAGAEDVVNEGERIAVYTAPTDLHAVTQALADAGLQPEDSEITMIPENTIEVRGEEAEKLLRLIEFLEENDDVQNVYANYELSEEEMARLEAAAS; this is encoded by the coding sequence ATGTCCGGTCATAGCAAATGGTCCACCATCAAATTCAAGAAGGCACTCAAAGACGCCAAACGAGGCAAGATCTTTACCCGCCTCATTCGCGAAATCACCGTAGCGGCGCGCGCCGGTGGTGGTGACCCCGGCAGCAACTCTCGGCTACGTCTGGCCCTCGACAAGGCTTATGCGGCCAATATGGCCAAGGATACCGTGGAGCGCGCCGTCAAGCGGGGCACTGGAGAGCTGGAGGGCGTGGACTACGAGGAGGTCACCTATGAAGGCTACGGCCCCGGTGGTGTCGCCATCCTGGTGGAGACGATGACGGACAACAAGGTGCGCACGGTGGCCGAGATTCGCCATATTTTCTCGAAGCGGGGGGGCAATATGGGCACCGCAGGCTCGGTGGCCTACCAATTCAAAAAACGGGTTTTGCTCACCTTCCCCGCCGATGCCGACGAAGACCGTATTTTGGAGGCGGCCCTGGAGGCCGGGGCGGAAGATGTGGTCAATGAGGGGGAACGGATCGCCGTGTATACCGCGCCCACCGACCTGCACGCAGTGACCCAGGCACTGGCAGATGCCGGGCTGCAACCCGAGGATAGCGAGATCACCATGATCCCCGAGAACACGATCGAAGTCCGTGGCGAGGAGGCGGAGAAACTCCTGCGCCTGATCGAGTTTCTGGAGGAAAATGACGACGTGCAGAACGTCTACGCCAATTACGAGCTGAGCGAAGAGGAGATGGCGCGGCTGGAGGCAGCGGCATCCTGA
- the ruvC gene encoding crossover junction endodeoxyribonuclease RuvC yields the protein MQRIIGIDPGSLRTGYGIIEADSAGRLRHIAHGCINLSGQAFLQRIAVIHQSLQQVLRDFSPQSAAVEQVFLARNADSALKLGQARGAALVALLEHNLPVSEYTALQIKKATVGAGHADKTQVEHMVRRLLGVHEAIQADAADALACAICHAHSAGTQLFWQTREVVGR from the coding sequence ATGCAGCGTATCATCGGCATCGACCCCGGCTCCCTGCGCACCGGCTACGGCATCATCGAGGCTGATTCCGCAGGGCGTCTGCGCCATATCGCCCACGGCTGCATCAACCTCTCCGGGCAAGCATTTCTGCAGCGAATCGCCGTTATCCACCAAAGTCTGCAGCAGGTACTTCGCGATTTTTCGCCCCAGAGCGCTGCCGTAGAACAGGTCTTTCTCGCACGCAATGCCGATTCCGCGCTGAAACTCGGCCAGGCCCGCGGCGCGGCGCTGGTCGCCCTCTTGGAGCATAATTTACCGGTTTCCGAATATACGGCGCTGCAAATCAAAAAGGCGACCGTTGGCGCCGGTCACGCCGACAAGACCCAGGTGGAGCACATGGTGCGTCGTCTCCTCGGCGTGCACGAGGCGATCCAGGCCGACGCCGCCGATGCCCTGGCCTGTGCCATCTGCCACGCCCACAGTGCTGGCACGCAACTTTTTTGGCAGACCCGCGAGGTCGTTGGTCGATGA
- the ruvA gene encoding Holliday junction branch migration protein RuvA yields the protein MITSLHGNILQRRPPWLWLDVSGVGYEIEMPLSSFYRLPAEGSPLQVFTHFVVREDAQLLYGFLTLDERELFRLLIKVNGIGGKVALACLAGLEVGQLRKALLLGDKRQLTAIPGIGAKTAERMIIELQDKIAGGGATLEPDTLASDPKQEAIAALQSLGYKAIEAQRVVDGLSGELPIEELIRQSLQILARR from the coding sequence ATGATCACCAGTCTGCACGGCAATATTCTGCAACGCCGACCACCCTGGCTGTGGCTCGATGTCTCGGGGGTGGGCTACGAAATCGAGATGCCCCTGTCCAGTTTCTATCGGCTCCCCGCCGAGGGAAGTCCGTTACAGGTATTCACGCATTTTGTCGTGCGCGAGGACGCGCAGCTGCTTTATGGCTTCTTGACCCTCGACGAGCGCGAACTCTTTCGTCTGCTGATCAAGGTCAACGGCATTGGCGGCAAGGTGGCCCTCGCCTGCCTCGCAGGTCTGGAAGTCGGGCAGTTACGCAAGGCATTGCTTCTGGGAGATAAAAGGCAGCTCACCGCCATCCCCGGCATTGGGGCCAAAACGGCCGAGCGCATGATCATTGAGTTGCAGGACAAGATCGCCGGCGGCGGCGCCACCCTGGAGCCTGACACGCTGGCCAGCGATCCCAAACAGGAGGCGATCGCCGCCCTGCAGAGCCTGGGTTACAAGGCCATTGAGGCGCAACGGGTAGTCGATGGATTGTCGGGAGAACTCCCCATCGAAGAACTGATTCGTCAATCTTTACAAATTCTTGCGCGTCGCTAG
- the ruvB gene encoding Holliday junction branch migration DNA helicase RuvB, with translation MNRDHLSATEQAGDKIDHALRPRLLREYLGQERLRESLSLFIDAARQRQEALDHVLLFGPPGLGKTTLAHIIAQEMGAGLKVTSGPILDKAGDLAAILTNLQPHDVLFVDEIHRLSPVVEEILYPALEDFELDILIGEGPAARSIKIGLPPFTLIGATTRAGLLSSPLRDRFGISFHLEFYSIDELSRIVARSAGILQVPAAAEGVREIAARARGTPRIANRLLRRVRDYAQVRGNGTIDHATARAALELMEVDEHGFDPQDRRLLGIIIERFGGGPVGVESLAAALGEDRGTIEDVLEPFLIQSGYLIRTPRGRCATAQSYLALGLPRPESGQSGSLFDAG, from the coding sequence ATGAACCGAGACCACTTGAGTGCCACCGAGCAAGCGGGGGACAAGATCGATCACGCCCTACGTCCACGGCTGCTACGGGAATATCTGGGGCAGGAACGCCTGCGCGAGTCCTTGTCGCTGTTCATCGACGCGGCGCGGCAGCGGCAGGAGGCACTGGACCACGTCCTGCTCTTTGGCCCCCCGGGACTTGGCAAGACGACGCTGGCACACATCATTGCCCAGGAGATGGGCGCCGGCCTCAAGGTGACCTCTGGCCCGATCCTCGACAAAGCCGGCGATCTCGCCGCCATCCTCACCAATTTGCAGCCCCATGATGTTCTTTTTGTGGACGAGATCCACCGCCTGAGTCCGGTGGTGGAGGAAATCCTCTACCCGGCCCTGGAAGATTTCGAGCTCGACATCCTGATTGGCGAAGGTCCGGCGGCACGATCCATCAAGATCGGTTTGCCTCCTTTTACCCTGATCGGCGCCACCACCCGCGCCGGGCTCCTATCTTCGCCGCTGCGCGACCGCTTTGGTATCAGCTTTCATTTGGAGTTTTACAGCATCGACGAGCTGAGTCGCATCGTCGCACGTTCGGCTGGCATTCTCCAAGTGCCAGCCGCCGCTGAAGGTGTGCGCGAGATTGCCGCGCGTGCCCGCGGCACCCCGCGCATCGCCAACCGACTGCTGCGCCGGGTGCGCGATTATGCCCAGGTGCGCGGCAATGGCACGATCGATCATGCCACCGCCCGCGCCGCCCTGGAGCTGATGGAGGTGGATGAGCACGGCTTTGATCCCCAGGATCGCCGCCTGCTCGGCATCATCATCGAGCGTTTTGGCGGGGGACCGGTGGGGGTGGAGAGCCTGGCCGCTGCCCTGGGCGAGGATCGCGGCACCATCGAGGATGTGCTCGAACCTTTTCTCATTCAATCCGGCTATTTGATTCGCACGCCTCGTGGCCGTTGTGCGACTGCACAGAGCTACCTCGCCTTAGGACTGCCAAGACCGGAATCGGGGCAGTCCGGGAGCCTCTTCGATGCCGGCTAG
- the ybgC gene encoding tol-pal system-associated acyl-CoA thioesterase: protein MPASSPPQGHFAVRVYYEDTDHGGVVYHANYLRFMERARTEMLRDRGLELDQLEQKEGVIFAVRRARLDFRAPARFNDLLEIETQIDEVRPLRMRFTQRVARAGILLCLGEVEVACLAATNFRPTPYPGTCCVPSSPTIPEHETSWTPLPQPSIYLSAT from the coding sequence ATGCCGGCTAGCTCCCCGCCACAAGGCCACTTTGCCGTGCGCGTATATTATGAAGATACGGATCACGGCGGCGTGGTGTATCATGCCAATTATTTGCGCTTTATGGAGCGCGCCCGCACGGAAATGTTACGCGATAGGGGCCTGGAGCTGGACCAGTTGGAACAGAAAGAGGGTGTGATTTTTGCCGTGCGCCGCGCGCGCCTCGACTTCCGCGCCCCGGCCCGCTTCAACGACCTGCTGGAGATCGAGACCCAAATTGACGAGGTTCGTCCGTTGCGCATGCGTTTTACCCAGCGGGTTGCACGTGCCGGTATTCTGCTATGTCTGGGCGAGGTCGAAGTCGCCTGCCTGGCAGCGACCAATTTTCGCCCTACCCCATACCCGGGCACGTGCTGCGTGCCTTCTTCCCCAACCATCCCTGAACACGAGACCTCATGGACACCACTGCCTCAGCCCAGCATCTATCTCTCAGCCACCTGA
- the tolQ gene encoding protein TolQ translates to MDTTASAQHLSLSHLILHASPVVQGILLLLLIASVVSWFVIFQKGMVFSSAHRALKRFEKRFWSGGEMAQIYQNVSNNPQLEMGAGSIFCAGYEEFQRQRKGHAADALDAARRAMRGAQIREIGQLESNLPLLASISSVAPFVGLLGTVWGIMTTFMNIGMAQQATLAAVAPPVAEALIATLAGLFAAIPATFFYNRFVHRLDELDAHYEVFMDEFTNILHRQLPESKA, encoded by the coding sequence ATGGACACCACTGCCTCAGCCCAGCATCTATCTCTCAGCCACCTGATCCTGCACGCCAGCCCCGTCGTGCAAGGTATCCTACTCTTATTGCTGATCGCATCCGTTGTGTCGTGGTTCGTCATCTTTCAGAAAGGGATGGTGTTCTCCAGCGCACATCGGGCCCTGAAACGCTTCGAGAAACGCTTTTGGAGCGGCGGCGAAATGGCCCAGATCTACCAGAATGTGAGCAACAATCCACAGTTGGAAATGGGCGCCGGAAGTATTTTCTGCGCCGGCTACGAAGAATTTCAGCGACAGCGTAAGGGGCACGCTGCCGATGCCTTGGATGCCGCTCGGCGTGCCATGCGCGGTGCCCAGATCCGCGAGATTGGCCAGCTGGAGAGCAACCTGCCCCTGCTCGCTTCAATCTCTTCCGTGGCCCCCTTCGTCGGACTGCTGGGCACGGTCTGGGGCATCATGACCACCTTCATGAACATCGGTATGGCACAACAAGCAACCTTGGCAGCGGTGGCACCACCGGTCGCCGAGGCGCTGATCGCAACGCTCGCGGGTCTGTTCGCGGCCATTCCGGCGACCTTTTTCTATAACCGCTTCGTGCATCGATTGGATGAACTCGACGCGCATTATGAAGTCTTCATGGACGAGTTCACCAACATCCTGCATCGCCAGCTACCCGAGAGCAAAGCATGA
- the tolR gene encoding protein TolR, which translates to MRSRKRRRLLAEMNVVPYIDVSLVLLVIFMLSAPLLTQGVNVNLPKGVSKPVPDKTPPVVISVAKDGKLDLQYKDQHLSPQLQNLANSIEKIGAGNPAQLQVLVGGDAHADYGKVMAVMAALQQAGISHVGLLTRPERH; encoded by the coding sequence ATGAGAAGCCGAAAGCGCCGTCGTCTGCTGGCCGAGATGAACGTCGTGCCCTACATCGACGTATCGCTGGTCCTCCTGGTGATTTTCATGCTCTCGGCACCGCTCTTGACCCAGGGCGTCAACGTCAATCTGCCCAAAGGCGTGAGCAAACCAGTTCCGGATAAAACCCCGCCTGTCGTCATCTCGGTAGCCAAGGATGGCAAGCTCGATCTCCAGTACAAGGATCAACACCTGAGCCCGCAACTGCAGAACCTGGCGAACTCCATAGAGAAGATCGGCGCCGGTAATCCAGCGCAGCTGCAGGTGCTGGTGGGTGGCGATGCCCATGCGGACTACGGCAAGGTAATGGCGGTCATGGCGGCCCTGCAGCAGGCGGGCATTTCTCACGTGGGCCTACTTACCCGACCGGAACGGCATTGA